From the genome of Eucalyptus grandis isolate ANBG69807.140 chromosome 2, ASM1654582v1, whole genome shotgun sequence, one region includes:
- the LOC104418414 gene encoding 54S ribosomal protein L4, mitochondrial isoform X1, which translates to MSATIFFLLLLLLSKQPAQTVSRTPQLQRSLSSSSVARREFCFAEIKKPSDAIWSRSMLLSRFFGRALFAAARTESSAGTAAAASAATSRTGHNPLEAFFEADRNPENDTPVVYGRSWKAPELRLKSWDDLHKLWYVLLKEKNMLMSQRQMLHAQNLRFPNPERLPKVRKSMCRIKHVLTERAIEEPDPRRSAEMKRMINAL; encoded by the exons ATGTCTGCAactatcttcttcctcctcctcctcctcctgtcGAAGCAACCCGCTCAAACAGTCTCAAGAACTCCACAGCTTCagcgctctctctcttcctcctctgtcGCTCGCCGGGAGTTCTGCTTCGCAGAGATCAAGAAACCCTCCGACG CCATCTGGTCAAGATCAATGTTATTGTCAAGATTCTTTGGCAGAGCACTTTTTGCTGCTGCTAGAACAGAGTCTTCTGCTGGGACTGCCGCTGCTGCTTCGGCGGCTACATCTAGGACAGGACACAACCCTCTCGAGGCATTCTTTGAGGCAGATAGAAACCCAGAGAATGACACCCCTGTTGTCTATG GTCGAAGTTGGAAGGCGCCTGAACTGCGCTTAAAGTCGTGGGACGATCTTCACAAGCTTTGGTACGTTCTGCTCAAGGAAAAAAACATGCTGATGTCTCAACGGCAGATGCTTCATGCACAAAATCTGAGGTTTCCCAATCCAGAACGCCTCCCCAAG GTGAGGAAATCGATGTGTCGCATCAAGCATGTGCTCACTGAGAGAGCTATTGAAGAACCGGATCCCAGGAGGTCTGCTGAGATGAAAAGAATGATAAATGCTTTGTGA
- the LOC104418414 gene encoding 39S ribosomal protein L47, mitochondrial isoform X2, translating to MLLSRFFGRALFAAARTESSAGTAAAASAATSRTGHNPLEAFFEADRNPENDTPVVYGRSWKAPELRLKSWDDLHKLWYVLLKEKNMLMSQRQMLHAQNLRFPNPERLPKVRKSMCRIKHVLTERAIEEPDPRRSAEMKRMINAL from the exons ATGTTATTGTCAAGATTCTTTGGCAGAGCACTTTTTGCTGCTGCTAGAACAGAGTCTTCTGCTGGGACTGCCGCTGCTGCTTCGGCGGCTACATCTAGGACAGGACACAACCCTCTCGAGGCATTCTTTGAGGCAGATAGAAACCCAGAGAATGACACCCCTGTTGTCTATG GTCGAAGTTGGAAGGCGCCTGAACTGCGCTTAAAGTCGTGGGACGATCTTCACAAGCTTTGGTACGTTCTGCTCAAGGAAAAAAACATGCTGATGTCTCAACGGCAGATGCTTCATGCACAAAATCTGAGGTTTCCCAATCCAGAACGCCTCCCCAAG GTGAGGAAATCGATGTGTCGCATCAAGCATGTGCTCACTGAGAGAGCTATTGAAGAACCGGATCCCAGGAGGTCTGCTGAGATGAAAAGAATGATAAATGCTTTGTGA